A genome region from Brassica oleracea var. oleracea cultivar TO1000 chromosome C2, BOL, whole genome shotgun sequence includes the following:
- the LOC106322960 gene encoding lysosomal Pro-X carboxypeptidase-like isoform X3, with product MSFPFTILLPLVFLILSPYFVSFTHSKVARLGISPTTRPTETVDASASTSDLKFFYYDQILDHFSFTPESYQTFQQRYAVDSKHWAGANASAPILAFLGEEAWLEVDLHDVGFFQDNGPRLKALCVYIEHRYYGMSMPFGSAKEALKNATTLGYLNAAQALADYAAILVHVKEKYSAKHSPIIVVGASYGGMLAAWFRLKYPHIALGALASSAPLLYFEDTRPKYGYYHVITNVFKETSERCYKTIRKSWREIDRVAAKSNGLLILSKKFRTCAPLSRSFDIKDFLDSIYAEAVQFKGNPGDWVATLCNAIDNPPNQCWRMFQIV from the exons ATGTCTTTTCCATTTACGATTCTCCTACCATTGGTCTTCTTAATATTGTCACCTTATTTCGTATCTTTCACACACTCCAAAGTCGCTCGACTTGGTATTTCCCCAACAACTAGACCGACAGAAACAGTAGATGCCTCTGCTAGTACTTCTGATCTCAAATTCTTCTACTACGATCAGATTCTCGACCATTTTTCATTCACCCCCGAAAGTTACCAGACGTTTCAACAAAGATACGCCGTCGATTCCAAGCACTGGGCTGGTGCCAACGCCAGCGCACCTATCTTAGCTTTTCTTGGAGAGGAAGCGTGGTTAGAAGTTGATTTGCACGATGTCGGTTTTTTCCAAGATAATGGTCCTCGTTTAAAAGCCCTTTGCGTCTACATAGAG CATAGATATTATGGAATGTCTATGCCATTTGGATCGGCGAAAGAAGCATTGAAGAACGCGACTACGTTGGGGTATTTAAACGCTGCACAAGCTCTGGCAGACTATGCCGCGATTCTCGTGCACGTTAAGGAGAAGTATTCTGCGAAACACAGCCCAATCATCGTCGTCGGAGCATCCTACGGTGGAA TGTTAGCGGCATGGTTCAGGCTAAAATATCCACATATAGCACTTGGGGCATTAGCTTCTTCGGCCCCTCTTCTCTATTTCGAAGATACTCGTCCTAAATATGGTTATTATCATGTCATAACCAATGTTTTTAAG GAAACGAGTGAGAGATGTTATAAAACAATTCGTAAATCTTGGAGAGAGATTGATAGAGTTGCTGCCAAATCCAACGGTCTCTTGATCCTTAGCAAAAAATTCAGGACTTGCGC TCCATTGAGCCGTAGCTTCGATATCAAAGACTTTTTGGACTCAATATACGCAGAAGCAGTTCAATTCAAAGGGAATCCCGGTGATTGGGTGGCTACATTATGCAACGCAATCGACAACCCACCAAACC AGTGTTGGAGGATGTTTCAGATAGTATAG
- the LOC106322960 gene encoding lysosomal Pro-X carboxypeptidase-like isoform X2 — MSFPFTILLPLVFLILSPYFVSFTHSKVARLGISPTTRPTETVDASASTSDLKFFYYDQILDHFSFTPESYQTFQQRYAVDSKHWAGANASAPILAFLGEEAWLEVDLHDVGFFQDNGPRLKALCVYIEHRYYGMSMPFGSAKEALKNATTLGYLNAAQALADYAAILVHVKEKYSAKHSPIIVVGASYGGMLAAWFRLKYPHIALGALASSAPLLYFEDTRPKYGYYHVITNVFKETSERCYKTIRKSWREIDRVAAKSNGLLILSKKFRTCAPLSRSFDIKDFLDSIYAEAVQFKGNPGDWVATLCNAIDNPPNRKNYSVGGCFR; from the exons ATGTCTTTTCCATTTACGATTCTCCTACCATTGGTCTTCTTAATATTGTCACCTTATTTCGTATCTTTCACACACTCCAAAGTCGCTCGACTTGGTATTTCCCCAACAACTAGACCGACAGAAACAGTAGATGCCTCTGCTAGTACTTCTGATCTCAAATTCTTCTACTACGATCAGATTCTCGACCATTTTTCATTCACCCCCGAAAGTTACCAGACGTTTCAACAAAGATACGCCGTCGATTCCAAGCACTGGGCTGGTGCCAACGCCAGCGCACCTATCTTAGCTTTTCTTGGAGAGGAAGCGTGGTTAGAAGTTGATTTGCACGATGTCGGTTTTTTCCAAGATAATGGTCCTCGTTTAAAAGCCCTTTGCGTCTACATAGAG CATAGATATTATGGAATGTCTATGCCATTTGGATCGGCGAAAGAAGCATTGAAGAACGCGACTACGTTGGGGTATTTAAACGCTGCACAAGCTCTGGCAGACTATGCCGCGATTCTCGTGCACGTTAAGGAGAAGTATTCTGCGAAACACAGCCCAATCATCGTCGTCGGAGCATCCTACGGTGGAA TGTTAGCGGCATGGTTCAGGCTAAAATATCCACATATAGCACTTGGGGCATTAGCTTCTTCGGCCCCTCTTCTCTATTTCGAAGATACTCGTCCTAAATATGGTTATTATCATGTCATAACCAATGTTTTTAAG GAAACGAGTGAGAGATGTTATAAAACAATTCGTAAATCTTGGAGAGAGATTGATAGAGTTGCTGCCAAATCCAACGGTCTCTTGATCCTTAGCAAAAAATTCAGGACTTGCGC TCCATTGAGCCGTAGCTTCGATATCAAAGACTTTTTGGACTCAATATACGCAGAAGCAGTTCAATTCAAAGGGAATCCCGGTGATTGGGTGGCTACATTATGCAACGCAATCGACAACCCACCAAACCGTAAAAATTAT AGTGTTGGAGGATGTTTCAGATAG
- the LOC106322960 gene encoding lysosomal Pro-X carboxypeptidase-like isoform X1, whose product MSFPFTILLPLVFLILSPYFVSFTHSKVARLGISPTTRPTETVDASASTSDLKFFYYDQILDHFSFTPESYQTFQQRYAVDSKHWAGANASAPILAFLGEEAWLEVDLHDVGFFQDNGPRLKALCVYIEHRYYGMSMPFGSAKEALKNATTLGYLNAAQALADYAAILVHVKEKYSAKHSPIIVVGASYGGMLAAWFRLKYPHIALGALASSAPLLYFEDTRPKYGYYHVITNVFKETSERCYKTIRKSWREIDRVAAKSNGLLILSKKFRTCAPLSRSFDIKDFLDSIYAEAVQFKGNPGDWVATLCNAIDNPPNRKNYVLDRILLTC is encoded by the exons ATGTCTTTTCCATTTACGATTCTCCTACCATTGGTCTTCTTAATATTGTCACCTTATTTCGTATCTTTCACACACTCCAAAGTCGCTCGACTTGGTATTTCCCCAACAACTAGACCGACAGAAACAGTAGATGCCTCTGCTAGTACTTCTGATCTCAAATTCTTCTACTACGATCAGATTCTCGACCATTTTTCATTCACCCCCGAAAGTTACCAGACGTTTCAACAAAGATACGCCGTCGATTCCAAGCACTGGGCTGGTGCCAACGCCAGCGCACCTATCTTAGCTTTTCTTGGAGAGGAAGCGTGGTTAGAAGTTGATTTGCACGATGTCGGTTTTTTCCAAGATAATGGTCCTCGTTTAAAAGCCCTTTGCGTCTACATAGAG CATAGATATTATGGAATGTCTATGCCATTTGGATCGGCGAAAGAAGCATTGAAGAACGCGACTACGTTGGGGTATTTAAACGCTGCACAAGCTCTGGCAGACTATGCCGCGATTCTCGTGCACGTTAAGGAGAAGTATTCTGCGAAACACAGCCCAATCATCGTCGTCGGAGCATCCTACGGTGGAA TGTTAGCGGCATGGTTCAGGCTAAAATATCCACATATAGCACTTGGGGCATTAGCTTCTTCGGCCCCTCTTCTCTATTTCGAAGATACTCGTCCTAAATATGGTTATTATCATGTCATAACCAATGTTTTTAAG GAAACGAGTGAGAGATGTTATAAAACAATTCGTAAATCTTGGAGAGAGATTGATAGAGTTGCTGCCAAATCCAACGGTCTCTTGATCCTTAGCAAAAAATTCAGGACTTGCGC TCCATTGAGCCGTAGCTTCGATATCAAAGACTTTTTGGACTCAATATACGCAGAAGCAGTTCAATTCAAAGGGAATCCCGGTGATTGGGTGGCTACATTATGCAACGCAATCGACAACCCACCAAACCGTAAAAATTATGTACTTGACCGGATTTTGCTGACTTGCTAA
- the LOC106322959 gene encoding lysosomal Pro-X carboxypeptidase-like, translating to MYLPFTILLPFVFTILSPYFVSLTHSKVARLGISTTTRPTETVFASADNSDLNFFYYHQNLDHFTFTPKSYQTFQQRYVINAKHWAGSKANAPILAFLGEEASIESDLYVGFFQDNGPRLKALLVYVEHRYYGKSVPFGSAEEALKNASTLGYLNAAQALADYAAILMHVKEKYSAKHSPIIVVGGSYGGMLAAWFRLKYPHIALGALASSAPLLYFEDTRPKFGYYHIITKVFKETSKRCYKTIRKSWKEIDRVAAKSNGLLILSKKFKTCAPLSRSFDIKDFLDSIYAESVQFNGNPGDWVATLCNAIDNPPNRKNYVLDRIFAGVVAYFGNQSCYDTDLVIQPSNNAIAWSWQGCSEIVIPIGHDKHDTMFQTAPFNMTSFIDDCKSKYGVSPRPHWITTYFGIQDIKLILRRFGSNIIFSNGLADPYSVGG from the exons ATGTATCTTCCATTTACGATTCTCCTACCATTTGTCTTCACAATATTGTCACCTTATTTCGTATCTCTCACACACTCCAAAGTTGCTCGACTTGGTATTTCCACAACAACGAGACCGACAGAAACAGTATTTGCCTCTGCTGATAATTCTGATCTCAATTTCTTCTACTACCATCAGAATCTCGACCATTTTACATTCACCCCGAAAAGTTATCAGACGTTTCAGCAAAGATACGTCATCAATGCCAAGCACTGGGCTGGATCCAAAGCCAACGCACCTATATTAGCTTTTCTTGGAGAGGAAGCGTCAATAGAGTCTGATTTGTACGTCGGTTTTTTCCAAGATAATGGTCCTCGTTTAAAAGCCCTTCTCGTCTACGTAGAG CATAGGTATTATGGGAAGTCTGTGCCATTTGGATCGGCGGAAGAAGCACTGAAGAACGCCAGTACGTTGGGGTATTTGAACGCAGCACAAGCTCTGGCAGACTATGCCGCGATTCTCATGCACGTTAAGGAGAAATATTCTGCGAAACATAGCCCAATTATCGTCGTCGGGGGATCCTATGGTGGAA TGTTAGCGGCGTGGTTCAGGCTAAAATATCCACATATAGCACTTGGGGCATTAGCATCCTCAGCTCCTCTTCTCTACTTCGAAGATACTCGTCCTAAATTTGGTTATTATCATATCATAACCAAAGTATTCAAG GAAACGAGTAAGAGATGTTATAAAACAATCCGTAAATCTTGGAAAGAGATTGATAGAGTTGCTGCCAAATCCAACGGTCTCTTGATCCTTAGCAAAAAATTCAAAACTTGCGC TCCATTGAGCCGTAGCTTCGATATCAAAGACTTTTTGGACTCAATATACGCAGAATCAGTTCAATTCAACGGGAATCCCGGTGATTGGGTGGCTACATTATGCAACGCAATCGACAACCCACCAAACCGTAAAAATTATGTACTTGACCGGATTTTTGCAGGTGTTGTTGCCTATTTTGGCAACCAATCTTGCTATGATACTGATTTGGTTATACAGCCCTCAAACAATGCAATTGCGTGGAGTTGGCAG GGCTGCAGCGAAATAGTGATACCAATAGGACATGACAAACACGACACAATGTTCCAAACGGCTCCGTTTAATATGACCAGTTTTATTGACGACTGTAAGTCCAAATATGGTGTTTCTCCTCGGCCGCATTGGATCACGACTTATTTCGGCATTCAA GATATCAAGTTAATTCTCCGAAGATTTGGGAGCAACATCATTTTCTCTAATGGATTAGCAGATCCTTACAGCGTCGGCGGGTAA